AGACTCCATGGCCTTGCTTGGTCTAAATATTTATTGATTTCATAGATAAATTCCCAGATTACTTCAAGTCCTTTACTTATTGAATATTTTTCAAATTCTTCAGTTACTAATTTTTTTGTTTTCTCAAAACTTCTTCTTAAACTGGAGTCTAAATTGTTTTCTTCACCAATTGTATCTATAACGCTGTGGAAATATTTTTTTGCCATTACAAGAATTCTGTTCAGGAGATTTCCCAGATCATTTGCTAGGTCTGAATTTATACGATTTATTAATCCTTCATGGGAAAAATTTCCATCAAGTCCTATCGGTATTTCCCTTAAAAGAAAGTATCTGATGCTATCAGACCCAAAAGCATTTAGGAGAGTGTATGGGTCAAGCACATTTCCTTTTGATTTTGACATTTTTGTTTCATCTTTAAGCCACCACCCATGGCCAAAAACTGTTTTTGGAAGAGGTATTTCAGCTGCTATTAAAAATGCAGGCCAGTATATGGCATGAAACCTGAGTATATCTTTCCCAATTAAATGGATATCCGCTGGCCAGAACTTGTTAAATTTTTCTCCGTCCCAGCCATACCCAATTCCAGTGAGATAATTAATTAATGCATCGAACCATACATATATTGTTTGAGAAGGATCCCCAGGGACAGGTATTCCCCATCTGACAGTTGCTCTTGTAACACTCAGGTCTTTCAATCCTGCTTTCACAAAAGAGATGACTTCATTTCTTCTTGATGAGGGCTGAATGAATTCAGGATTTTCTTCATAAAATTTTAACAATTTATCCCTGTATTTTGAAAGTCTGAAAAAAT
This is a stretch of genomic DNA from Acidobacteriota bacterium. It encodes these proteins:
- the metG gene encoding methionine--tRNA ligase — protein: MGKTFYVTTPIYYVNDVPHIGHAYTTIIADTIARFKKLMGYEVFFLTGTDEHGQKVEKAARSQGMEPKELADKVVERFKALWKKLNIKYDYFIRTTEKNHEEGVKKIFSFLMKKGDIYKGGYSGWYCISDESFLPESAEFSSNGKKICPDCGRESEIVSEECYFFRLSKYRDKLLKFYEENPEFIQPSSRRNEVISFVKAGLKDLSVTRATVRWGIPVPGDPSQTIYVWFDALINYLTGIGYGWDGEKFNKFWPADIHLIGKDILRFHAIYWPAFLIAAEIPLPKTVFGHGWWLKDETKMSKSKGNVLDPYTLLNAFGSDSIRYFLLREIPIGLDGNFSHEGLINRINSDLANDLGNLLNRILVMAKKYFHSVIDTIGEENNLDSSLRRSFEKTKKLVTEEFEKYSISKGLEVIWEFIYEINKYLDQARPWSLSEKEKKSGRLGRILFQGLESIRLITPFLFPVMSGSAEKIWNVFFPETNIENLNLTEIEWKERKSLKVQEPFQLFPRIDSKEFFSE